In the Epinephelus lanceolatus isolate andai-2023 chromosome 6, ASM4190304v1, whole genome shotgun sequence genome, one interval contains:
- the dmap1 gene encoding DNA methyltransferase 1-associated protein 1: MATGADVRDILELAGGENDGPISKKDLINSDKKKSKKTTETLTFKRPEGMHREVYALLYSDKKDAPPLLPSDTTQGYRTVKAKLGCKKVRPWKWMPFTNPARRDGAIFHHWRRVAEEGKDYPFARFNKTVQVPVYSEQEYQIHLHDDGWTKAETDHLFDLCKRFDLRFVVVHDRYDHQQYRKRSVEDLKERYYSICGKLTKVRAATGTEPKIYIFDAGHERRRKEQLDKLFNRTPEQVAEEEYLIQELRKIETRKKEREKKTQDLQKLIKAADTTTELRRAEKRVSKKKLPQKRETEKPAVPETAGIKFPDFKSAGVTLRSQRMKLPSSVGQKKIKAIEQILLEQGVDLNPMPTEEIVQMFNELRSDLVLLYELKQAHSNCEYEQQMLRHRYEALLKAGSGGGLSGITGAGPAAATQGGELNATNSTTASTPGGEAPSWPSADDIKVEAKEQIIDVVGAPLTPNSRKRRESASSSSSVKKVKKP, encoded by the exons ATGGCTACTGGTGCTGATGTCAGGGATATTCTGGAGCTGGCCGGAGGAGAAAATGACGGTCCCATCAGCAAGAAAGACCTCATCAACTCAGACAAG aaaaaaagcaagaagACAACAGAAACGCTGACCTTCAAGAGACCAGAGGGGATGCACCGAGAGGtctatgctctgctctattcGGATAAAAA AGATGCACCCCCTTTGCTGCCTAGCGATACTACTCAGGGCTACAGGACAGTCAAAGCCAAGCTGGGCTGTAAAAAGGTGCGTCCCTGGAAGTGGATGCCCTTCACCAACCCAGCTCGCAGGGATGGGGCTATATTCCACCACTGGAGACGTGTGGCAGAGGAGGGCAAGGACTACCCTTTTGCTCGCTTCAACAAA ACAGTGCAGGTACCAGTGTACTCTGAGCAGGAGTATCAGATACATCTCCATGACGATGGCTGGACTAAAGCAGAGACAGATCACCTGTTTGACCTGTGCAAGCGCTTTGATCTGCGCTTTGTTGTCGTCCATGACCGTTACGACCACCAGCAATACAGA AAACGTTCTGTGGAGGACCTGAAAGAAAGGTATTATAGTATTTGTGGTAAGCTGACCAAAGTCCGCGCAGCTACAGGGACAGAACCCAAGATCTACATCTTTGATGCCGGCCATGAAAGACGTCGTAAAGAGCAACTGGACAAGCTCTTCAATCGCACACCTGAACAA GTGGCAGAAGAGGAATATCTTATTCAGGAGCTAAGGAAGATTGAGACGAGAAAGAAGGAGCGCGAGAAGAAGACTCAGGATCTGCAGAAACTCATTAAAGCAGCTGACACAACCACAGAGTTAAGACGAGCTGAAAAGAGAGTTTCCAAGAAGAAGCTCccacaaaaaagagaaacagaaaaaccG GCTGTTCCAGAGACAGCAGGCATCAAGTTCCCTGACTTCAAATCAGCGGGAGTCACACTGCGCAGTCAGAGG aTGAAACTGCCAAGCTCAGTAGGCCAGAAGAAGATCAAGGCCATTGAGCAGATCCTGCTGGAACAAGGAGTGG ATCTTAACCCCATGCCCACAGAGGAGATCGTTCAGATGTTCAATGAGCTGCGCAGCGACCTGGTGCTGCTGTACGAGCTGAAACAGGCCCACAGCAATTGTGAATACGAACAACAGATGCTGCGTCATCGTTATGAGGCCCTACTGAAGGCCGGCAGCGGAGGCGGGCTGAGTGGAATTACAGGGGCCGGACCAGCCGCCGCAACACAGGGTGGAGAGCTCAATGCCACCAACAGCACTACAGCATCCACCCCAGGGGGTGAAGCTCCGTCCTGGCCCAGTGCAGACGACATCAAGGTGGAAGCCAAGGAGCAAATCATTGATGTTGTAGGAGCACCACTTACCCCCAACTCA